CTGGCCCGTGATGCTGGAAGACGCGACCAGCGGTCGCCGTCGTCGCCGGCCCTCCCCCCGTCCGGTGGATCACGGGTTGGTCCTGATCGACGGTCTCATCGAGGTCACCCCGGGGGCAGGCCTGGCGGACGACCGCTCGCTCGGGTTGCGCGCCGTCGCCGCAGCCGCGGAGCACGGCACGGTCGTCGGGCGCCGCAGCGCGATGGTGCTCCGCCGCGAGGTCGCCACGGCCGGATCGCTCGAGTGGGACGAGGACAGTCGCGGCGCCCTCCTGCGCATGTTGCGCTCGGGACGGCGCGGCATGGCAGCCATGCGCGATGCCGACTACCTGGGGCTGTGGGATGCCTACCTGCCGGAGTGGCACAAGGTCCGTGGGCGCCCCCAACGCAACCCGTTGCACACCTTCGACCTGGACACCCACGCGCTCCAGGCGGTGGCGTGGCTCGCGGATGTCGTCAGTGGCCAGCTGGATCCGGCCCACGCAGACATCTTCTCCGAGATGGAGGATCCGGACGGTGTGGTCCTCGGCACCTGGCTGCACGACGTCGGGAAGGCCTGGCCGGGGGATCACTCGGAGTCGGGGGAGATCATCGGCCGCCAGTGGATGCTCCACATGGGCTTCAGCGGCAAGCGGGCGGACCAGATCGCCAAGCTCATCCTGCTGCACCTGGTCCTGCCGGATGTGGCCACCCAGCGGGACATCGACGACCCGGACGAGATCGAACGTGTCGCGCTCATGGTCGGCGACGTCGAGACGTTGGACGGGCTGTACCTGCTGGGCATCGCGGACTCCCGGGCCACGGGCAGGGCCGCCTGGTCGGAGTGGAAGGACCTGCTGATCTCGCGGCTGCACGGCAAGGTGCGTCGGCTGCTGGTCGGCCAGGTCGGCGTGCTCGCCGGACCGAGCCCGGCGGACCTCGTGGTCCGATCGGCCCGCCACTTCGATGGGGACGTCGGGCTGCTCCGCAGCACCGTGGGCGGCCTGCCCGAGCGGTACCTGCGCCACGCCGGCCCCGAGCAGGTGGCCGCCCACTGCTCACTGCTCGAGAGCTTCTCCGCCGGGATTCGAGCTGCGGTTCGCCCCGGCCCCGTCGACTCGGTCGTCACGCTGACGGTGGTGGCCACGGACCGTCACGGCCTGTTCGCCGACGTCGTCGGGGTGCTGGCCTCGAATCGGATCGAGGTGGAACAGGCACGGGCCTTCACCCATGACGACGGGACGGTGCTCGACTGGTTCGTGGTCACCCCGCCGGAGGAGGTCGACTGGGAGCGCGTGATCGCCGATCTGGAGGCCATGGAGCGCAACGAGCACGAGGTCGCCGAAGCGGTCGAGCGACGGGAGCGGTCGCGAGACGTCCGACCCCCGGTCCTGGCCCGGCCCGTCCCGATCCGGGTGAGCACCTATGACCGGGGGGACGTCACCCGTGTGGAGGTCCGGGGGCCCGACAGCCCCGGGGTGCTGTACCGCGTGTCACGGGTCCTGTCGGACCTCGGGACCGAGCTGACGGGAGCCCTGGTCGCGACCCTGGGTCCGGAGGTGCGGGACGCCTTCTTCGTGTCGGGTGAGCTCCCGCCGCTGGAGGAGTTGGAGGCCGCGCTCGAACCAGCGCTGCTGGACACGCCGGCCGTCGCCTGAGGCCATTCTGCAGCATGTTGGACCTGGCCCACCTGGGGTCGGCTTCGCGCAACCTGTTGCTCAGTGGCTGCGGCTACAACACCCCGCCCTCCGTCATCTTCTTCATGTCGAGGATGCGGTCGACCTCGTCCTCGGACAGCCCCGAGTCCGCCTTGACGACCTCACGGAGCGGGCGGTCCTCCTTCAGCGCCTTCTTGGCCAGCTCCGCTGAGAGGTCGTAGCCGATGGCCGGCACCAGTGCGGTCACCGACGAGAGGTTCTTCTCGACCAGCTCGGTGTTGCGCTCGACGTCGGCCTCGACGCCGGCGATGCACTTGTCGACGAAGTTGCGGCAGGTGTTGGACAGCAGCGTGATGGACTCGAGCACGTTGCGGGCCATCATCGGGATGTACACGTTCAGTTCGAAGTTGCCGGAGAGCCCGCCGATCGTGACGGCCGCATCGTTGCCGATCACCTGGGCGGCGACCTGGGTCACCGACTCGGGGATCACCGGGTTGACCTTGGCTGGCATGATCGAGGAGCCCGGCTGGATCTCCGGCAGCCGGATCTCCCCGAGGCCGGTCCGCGGCCCCGAGCCCATCCAGCGCAGGTCGTTGGCGATCTTGGTCAGGCTCGCCGCAATCACCTTGAAGGCACCGGAGAGTTCGACCAACGCGTCGCGCGCGCCCTGCGCCTCGAAGTGGTTCTCGGCCTCCCGCAGGGCATCCAGGCCCGTCCGCTCCCGCAGATCCGCGATCACACCATCGGTCATGCCCTCGGGCGCGTTCAGGCCGGTGCCCACGGCCGTTCCGCCCAGTGGGAGTTCGGCAACCCGCTCCATCGCACTCTCGACCCGGACCTTGCCCAGTTCCACCTGGCGCGCGTAGCCGGAGAACTCCTGTCCGAGCGTCACCGGCGTCGCGTCCATCAGATGCGTCCTGCCGGACTTGACCACGTCGGCGAACGCCTCCGCCTTGTCCGCGAGGGCCTGGTGAAGGTACTCCAGCGCCGGAACCAGGTCCGCCGCGCAAGCCTGGTAGCTGGCGACGTGGACGGCGGTTGGGAACACGTCGTTGGAGGACTGCCCCGCGTTGACGTGGTCGTTCGGGTGGACGAGCTTCGAGCCGAGGTCCCCGCCGAGGATCTCCGTCGCCCGGTTCGCGATCACCTCGTTGGTGTTCATGTTCGAGGAGGTCCCGGACCCGGTCTGGAACACGTCCACGACGAAGTGGTCGTTCAGGGTCCCGTCGATCACCTCCTGGGCTGCCGCGGCGATCCCGTCGAACTGTGCCGGCGTGATGACGCCCTTGTTCCGATTGACCACGGCTGCTGAGGCCTTGATCTGGCCGAGGGCCTTGATGAGCGCCGGCGGGATGGGCTGGCCGGAGATCGGGAAGTTCTCCGCAGCACGCTGCGTCTGCGCGCCGTAGTAGGCCTTCGCGGGCACCTGCATGTCGCCCATGGAGTCTGATTCGATTCGGAAGTCGCTCATGGCGCTCACGATAGAGCGCCGTCCCGTCCGCGGCGATGCCTGCGGGCCGGCGGATCGCGATCAGCTACCAGCCCAGCGGCTCCCCATCCCGGAAGAAGCCGCCGGAGGGGCCATCGTCGGGCAGCGTCGCGGCATACACGACGGAGCGGGCCCCGTCCTCGATCGGCCTGGCACCCATCTGCTCGGCGCCCGGGAACGTTGCCGTCAGGCCGGGACAGACGGCGTTGACGAGGACATCGTCCTCGGCGAGTTCAGCGGCAAGACTGCTGGTCAGCGCGTTGATAGCGGCCTTGCTGATCCCGTAGCTGGCCGCAGCGCCGCCGCGGGCGGTGAGCCCGAAGTCGGGATCGGCGTGGCTGCCAGCCCCGCTGGACACGTTGACGATCCGCGGGTGGGCACTGGAGCGGAGCTGTGGCAGGAAGGCCTGGATCATGGCCCAGGTGCCGTACAGGTTGACGTCGAGGACCTGGCGCGACCGGTCGAGGTCCGCACCGGAGGTGGACTCGGTCCAGTCGACGAACGCGGCGGCGTTGTTGACCAGGATGTCCAGCTGTGCTTCGGCCGCGGCGAGGGCGGCTGCGTAGGCGCTGATGCTGCCGGCATCCGCGACATCCAGCGGCAGTGGCAGGCTGCGGGCACCATCCCCGAGGGCGTCAGCGGTCTGGGATGCGGTCGCCGGGTCGCGCCCGCTGACGTAGACCGTTGCACCGGCGCCGATCAGCTGTCGGGCCACCTCCTGCCCGATTCCCCGCGTCGACCCGCTCACGAGCGCCACACGCCCATCGAGTTCTGCCATCACCCACATCCTTGATTGAAACGGACTGTTCCGTCACAATGACTGGTGATGACTGAACGGTCAACCCCCCGACGCCCGGGCCGGCAGCGCCTCCCGCGGGAGGAGCGAGCGCGCCGGGTGCTCGACGTCGCCGCCCGGCTGTTCTACGAGCGGGGGGTCCACGAGGTCGGCATGGACGAGCTCATCCGGGAGACGGGGCTCGGCAAGGCGACGGTATATCGCCTCTTCCCGAGCAAGGACGAGCTGATCGGCGCCTACCTCGAGCGGCGGGCGAGGGTGACCCTCGGCTTCATCGATGCCGACATCGCGGCCCACACCGGGCGGCCTGCCGAGGCCATGGCAGCGATCGTGGACGGCGTCCGAACCCACATCGAGGGCGATGGGTCTCGAGGCTGTCCGTTCAACAACGCCTCGATCGAGTTCGACGACCCGGCCCATCCCGCTCGGGTGCAGGCCCGTGCCTACCGCGAGGGCCTTCGAGCACGGTTGCGGGGGCTGGCCGAGGAGTTGACGGGTGCCTCCGAGCTCGGAGACCACCTCGCCGTACTCATCGACGGCATGTACACCAGCGCCGCGCACCTGGGTGCCGCCGGTCCGGCCCGCAGCGGACACGAGCTGGCACGACACCTCATCTCCCGTGCATCGGGCAGTTCGGCGGTGGACGACTAGGCTCGGCTGCTCATGGCAGCAACGATCCACCTGGTCCGGCATGCAGTGACCGAGGCCACGGGCTCGAGACTGGGCGGTCGCACGCAGGCGTCGCTCTCGGAGAAGGGGCAGGCCCAGGCGGCGGTCACCCGGGACGTTCTGGCCGGAACCAAGTTCGGTGCCGTCTACGCCTCGCCGCTGCCCCGCACCACCGAGACGGCAGAGATCATCGCGCGGCCCCATCGGCTCAAGGTGCGTGACGCGCCGGGCGTGATCGAGATGGACTTCGGCCGCTGGACCGACAAGCCCCTCAAGCCGCTGTTCAAGCACAAGCTGTGGCCGGTGATTCAGCAGACGCCGTCGCTGGTCACGTTTCCCGACGGCGAGAGCATGCGGGGCGCCCAGGCCCGCGCGGTCGACCAGATCGAGGCGATCGCGGCCAAGCACAACGCCAAGAACGTGATCGTGACCAGCCACGCCGACATCATCAAGATGCTCATCGCGTTCTACTCCGGGATGCCCTTCGACACGTTCCAGCGGCTGCGCGTCGACCCCGCGTCGGTCACCGTCATCTCGACCGGCAAGGGGGAACGACCCGTCGTCCACTCCACGAACCACGTCCCCTACGGCGGGGAGTTGCGATGATTCCCGTGCTGCGCACCGCGCCGCCCCAGCCGTCCGGCTCCGAGCCGGCGGGATTCTCGCAGGACTGGCGGCGCGCATGAGCCCGAGCTTCGACTTCGACCCCGTGGAGTGGATCACCGCATCCTCGATCGGGCCGCCGGGAGACCGCACCTTCTACGTCCAGGCCCGCAAGGACGGCGAGTACGTCGCGCTCGTCGTGGAGAAGGCGCAGATCCGTTCGTTCGCCGACCTCGCCCAACGCCTGCTCGCCGAGGCCGGGGTCACGATCGTCCCGGACGATGTCGACTCCACGCTCGAGTTGCACGGTCCGGTCCAGCCGGTCTGGCGAGCCGGACAGATGAGCCTCGGTACGGACGAGGCTGCCGAGATCTTCGTGCTCGAGGCGGTTGAGTTGGTGACGCTGGAGCCGGGAACCGATCCGGAGTCGCTGGACCCCGACGAGATCGAACCCGCAACGGCGCGCTTCGTGATGGACCGTGAGCAGATGACCGCCATGACGGCGTTCGCCGCGTTCGCCGTCGAACACGGGGGACGGGAGCGGTGTCAGGTGTGTGAGGGCCTTCGTGACCCACTGGCTGGGTGCATGGGCTGCCCGTTGACGAACGGGTCCGGTCCGAAGCGCATATGAGCGCGAGCGGGCTCAGCGTGTTCGACAGCGAGGCTGCCGCCTTCGCCCGAAGCCACGGCGACGGCCTGGTGCACCTGGCCGAGGACGAGATCACGATGCTCGGGTTCATCTCCTCCGCCAGCAACGGGACCATGCTGGTCCACCTGGGATCCGAGGCCGAGCAGCGCTACGCGATCTACAAGCCCGGCCAGCACGAGCGGCCGCTGTGGGACTTCCCCGGCGAGCTGTACCTGCGGGAGGTGGCGGCCTTCGAAGTCAGTGCCTTCCTGGGGTGGGACCTCGTGCCACCTACCGTGGTGCGCACGGGCCCGCGAGGTGAGGGCTCCCTCCAGCTCTTCGTGCCACACGACCCCGCGGATCACTACTTCGAGCTGGTCGAGGACGCCTCGCTCTGGCCGCAACTCGTCCGCATGG
The sequence above is a segment of the Euzebya tangerina genome. Coding sequences within it:
- a CDS encoding ACT domain-containing protein, with amino-acid sequence MSGRLDVRSVAEEPGRAWSHAWTAIVDDTIRSALADHQSQSRRGGVVSLIALGSYARRGLCPGSDIDLLILHDGWPGPDLEGLVQAVCYPLWDAGLSVGHAVRTVKEAVRSTGDRIDTATALTDRRLVAGSSGLADDLSARMAKWLRRNGGAFATQIVEADADRQRRHGGTAGALEPDLKSGAGGLRDLHSMQWAGAILLGEAGLDPLVSAGYLGADERARLAGAGDQLLAARCALHMVGDKSVRNTLRLDLQDEVAVRLGMGDGDDLLREVGLATRTIAHLHARTWPVMLEDATSGRRRRRPSPRPVDHGLVLIDGLIEVTPGAGLADDRSLGLRAVAAAAEHGTVVGRRSAMVLRREVATAGSLEWDEDSRGALLRMLRSGRRGMAAMRDADYLGLWDAYLPEWHKVRGRPQRNPLHTFDLDTHALQAVAWLADVVSGQLDPAHADIFSEMEDPDGVVLGTWLHDVGKAWPGDHSESGEIIGRQWMLHMGFSGKRADQIAKLILLHLVLPDVATQRDIDDPDEIERVALMVGDVETLDGLYLLGIADSRATGRAAWSEWKDLLISRLHGKVRRLLVGQVGVLAGPSPADLVVRSARHFDGDVGLLRSTVGGLPERYLRHAGPEQVAAHCSLLESFSAGIRAAVRPGPVDSVVTLTVVATDRHGLFADVVGVLASNRIEVEQARAFTHDDGTVLDWFVVTPPEEVDWERVIADLEAMERNEHEVAEAVERRERSRDVRPPVLARPVPIRVSTYDRGDVTRVEVRGPDSPGVLYRVSRVLSDLGTELTGALVATLGPEVRDAFFVSGELPPLEELEAALEPALLDTPAVA
- a CDS encoding class II fumarate hydratase: MSDFRIESDSMGDMQVPAKAYYGAQTQRAAENFPISGQPIPPALIKALGQIKASAAVVNRNKGVITPAQFDGIAAAAQEVIDGTLNDHFVVDVFQTGSGTSSNMNTNEVIANRATEILGGDLGSKLVHPNDHVNAGQSSNDVFPTAVHVASYQACAADLVPALEYLHQALADKAEAFADVVKSGRTHLMDATPVTLGQEFSGYARQVELGKVRVESAMERVAELPLGGTAVGTGLNAPEGMTDGVIADLRERTGLDALREAENHFEAQGARDALVELSGAFKVIAASLTKIANDLRWMGSGPRTGLGEIRLPEIQPGSSIMPAKVNPVIPESVTQVAAQVIGNDAAVTIGGLSGNFELNVYIPMMARNVLESITLLSNTCRNFVDKCIAGVEADVERNTELVEKNLSSVTALVPAIGYDLSAELAKKALKEDRPLREVVKADSGLSEDEVDRILDMKKMTEGGVL
- a CDS encoding SDR family NAD(P)-dependent oxidoreductase; its protein translation is MAELDGRVALVSGSTRGIGQEVARQLIGAGATVYVSGRDPATASQTADALGDGARSLPLPLDVADAGSISAYAAALAAAEAQLDILVNNAAAFVDWTESTSGADLDRSRQVLDVNLYGTWAMIQAFLPQLRSSAHPRIVNVSSGAGSHADPDFGLTARGGAAASYGISKAAINALTSSLAAELAEDDVLVNAVCPGLTATFPGAEQMGARPIEDGARSVVYAATLPDDGPSGGFFRDGEPLGW
- a CDS encoding TetR/AcrR family transcriptional regulator; amino-acid sequence: MTERSTPRRPGRQRLPREERARRVLDVAARLFYERGVHEVGMDELIRETGLGKATVYRLFPSKDELIGAYLERRARVTLGFIDADIAAHTGRPAEAMAAIVDGVRTHIEGDGSRGCPFNNASIEFDDPAHPARVQARAYREGLRARLRGLAEELTGASELGDHLAVLIDGMYTSAAHLGAAGPARSGHELARHLISRASGSSAVDD
- a CDS encoding histidine phosphatase family protein, with amino-acid sequence MAATIHLVRHAVTEATGSRLGGRTQASLSEKGQAQAAVTRDVLAGTKFGAVYASPLPRTTETAEIIARPHRLKVRDAPGVIEMDFGRWTDKPLKPLFKHKLWPVIQQTPSLVTFPDGESMRGAQARAVDQIEAIAAKHNAKNVIVTSHADIIKMLIAFYSGMPFDTFQRLRVDPASVTVISTGKGERPVVHSTNHVPYGGELR
- a CDS encoding DUF3090 family protein; the encoded protein is MSPSFDFDPVEWITASSIGPPGDRTFYVQARKDGEYVALVVEKAQIRSFADLAQRLLAEAGVTIVPDDVDSTLELHGPVQPVWRAGQMSLGTDEAAEIFVLEAVELVTLEPGTDPESLDPDEIEPATARFVMDREQMTAMTAFAAFAVEHGGRERCQVCEGLRDPLAGCMGCPLTNGSGPKRI
- a CDS encoding SCO1664 family protein — its product is MSASGLSVFDSEAAAFARSHGDGLVHLAEDEITMLGFISSASNGTMLVHLGSEAEQRYAIYKPGQHERPLWDFPGELYLREVAAFEVSAFLGWDLVPPTVVRTGPRGEGSLQLFVPHDPADHYFELVEDASLWPQLVRMAMFDMVCNNADRKGGHVLRRSGADQLYGIDHGLTFHTETKLRTVIWDLPDVPFREEDKDDLRRLERCIAGDEPFARRLHELLTIREVDVLRARCEQVAGMTAMPRIPSQDRWYPWPPI